From the genome of Neodiprion pinetum isolate iyNeoPine1 chromosome 3, iyNeoPine1.2, whole genome shotgun sequence, one region includes:
- the LOC124214986 gene encoding myb/SANT-like DNA-binding domain-containing protein 3: MAPKGKSGKHYTAVDKKIFLEILKKYKNIVEQKKSDGGSLREKESAWNEIADKFNGVLQISETRTVPQLKKLWSNMKQSQRDTLTQEKQARMATGGGPEIPEAQVDPDIAAIVPHLMTLAPTEFSSNIIPGEQAIAMGSVLENDDDSLFEFQDVEYLLDASIGRPPTEPIPSCSSGIPVQTCKKMRAAAKRSRSESSSHFSASKSIAQKAMEEAVTQRLDALSAEDRELFQMKKDREQRMSKLMEDNENEIHLLKVQHLLRIQELEIRKATAEAELAEFKLARERDNL; this comes from the exons ATGGCTCCGAAAGGCAAAAGCGGCAAGCATTACACTGcggttgataaaaaaatatttttagaaattttgaaaaaatataaaaatattgttgagCAAAAAAAGAGTGACGGAGGATCTCTCCGTGAGAAAGAGTCAGCATGGAATGAAATTGCTGACAAATTCAATGGTGTACTACAAATCAGTGAGACG AGAACAGTGCCACAACTTAAAAAGCTGTGGTCTAACATGAAACAGAGCCAGCGGGATACTTTGACCCAGGAAAAGCAAGCACGTATGGCTACTGGGGGTGGTCCGGAGATTCCAGAGGCACAGGTAGACCCTGACATTGCAGCAATTGTGCCGCATTTAATGACTCTTGCCCCGACCGAGTTCAGTTCCAATATTATTCCGGGGGAGCAAGCAATAGCCATGG GTAGCGTTCTGGAGAATGACGATGATTcactttttgaatttcaagatGTCGAATACTTGTTAGATGCGTCAATTGGTAGACCACCGACAGAGCCTATTCCAAGCTGTTCATCAG GAATCCCGGTGCAGACTTGCAAAAAAATGCGTGCGGCGGCAAAGCGAAGTCGGTCAGAATCATCGAGCCATTTTTCAGCGTCAAAATCTATAGCTCAGAAGGCGATGGAGGAAGCTGTGACTCAGAGACTAGACGCTCTCTCAGCTGAGGACAGAGAGCTCTTTCAGATGAAGAAAGACCGTGAGCAAAGAATGTCAAAATTAATGGAAGATAACGAAAACGAAATTCATCTGCTGAAAGTTCAACACCTTTTACGAATTCAAGAACTTGAAATCAGGAAAGCCACAGCAGAAGCAGAGTTGGCTGAATTCAAACTTGCGCGTGAAAGGGACAACCTTTGA
- the LOC124214980 gene encoding putative nuclease HARBI1, which yields MANMQDMFNFYDQIEEMNNMIEVVAMVNVGPNDEDEGEVQRAPKRYIRDGQNPFEFYSEQEFKRRFRFSKDGIMYGILPRIEAALVSANNRGLPIPPVMQLLICLRFYATASFQLVNGDLMTISQSTVSRIIHRVSAQIASLIHAIIKIPSTEAAMIANRDLFRQLGARREGIGLPGVDGAIDCTHIRLCHTKFADLQEVYRNRKGYFSLNVQAVVGPNMEFLDVVPEWPGSNHDSRIFQNSRIYMRYHERQLTGTLVGDAGYPCLPFLLTPLANPITDAQQRYNNVQSRTRQIVERTFGVWKRRFPCLSRGLGTKLLCSTTIVVACAVLHNLSLTLDNALPEDNRIEEEEADELPPQAPHWQPGEGFAIREALIERLFI from the exons ATGGCGAATATGcaagatatgtttaatttcTACGATCAGATcgaagaaatgaataatatgATTGAGGTGGTTGCAATGGTCAACGTTGGGCCGAATGACGAAGACGAGGGTGAAGTACAGCGAGCTCCGAAGAGATACATCAGAGATGGTCAAAACCCGTTCGAGTTTTATTCCGAGCAGGAGTTCAAACGGCGATTCCGATTTTCAAAGGATGGTATTATGTACGGAATACTACCTAGAATTGAAGCTGCCTTAGTCAGTGCCAATAATCGTGGTCTACCAATTCCACCTGTCATGCAATTATTAATATGTCTACGATTTTACGCTACCGCGAGCTTTCAA CTCGTCAACGGAGATCTGATGACTATATCGCAGTCTACAGTATCGAGGATAATACACAGAGTATCGGCTCAAATTGCATCATTGATTCACGCAATTATCAAAATTCCTAGTACGGAAGCTGCTATGATCGCAAACAGAGATCTATTCAGACAACTTGGTGCACGCAGGGAGGGTATCGGTTTACCTGGCGTTGATGGCGCTATCGACTGCACTCACATTCGATTATGTCATACGAAATTTGCAGACCTGCAGGAGGTTTATAGGAATCGTAAGGGATATTTTTCCCTCAATGTACAG GCAGTTGTCGGACCCAATATGGAATTCTTGGATGTGGTTCCGGAATGGCCTGGAAGTAACCATGACAGTCGAATATTCCAAAATTCACGAATTTACATGCGGTATCATGAGAGACAACTTACTGGAACCCTGGTTGGAGATGCCGGCTATCCGTGCTTGCCATTTCTGCTGACTCCACTGGCAAATCCAATTACAGATGCTCAACAAAG GTATAACAACGTACAAAGCAGAACAAGGCAAATTGTTGAAAGAACATTTGGAGTTTGGAAGCGACGTTTTCCTTGCCTATCCCGAGGTTTGGGAACCAAATTGTTGTGCTCTACCACAATTGTTGTAGCTTGTGCCGTACTACACAATTTATCACTAACATTGGATAATGCTCTTCCGGAAGATAATCGcatcgaagaagaagaagcggaTGAATTGCCACCTCAAGCACCGCATTGGCAGCCTGGAGAGGGTTTTGCAATACGCGAAGCTCTAATCGAACGGTTATTCATTTAa